The genomic stretch ccccctccatttccctccaccctcatttgttatccaaacaagggattttaaatcccctactctccctccctttcttttcttagGTTTTTAGGGTCAAGTTCTTGGAGGTAATTGCTGTTATGTGGAGAGGGAGGATTTAAAAATGTCCTGGAATTCGGTAGTAATCTAGTAGTAGTTGTTTACACTTGCTTTCGATTGGCAAGACTTCTAATCTAGTACTCCAGTATTTAACCTAAATCATGAATGTAGGTCTATATTTAAGTATGTGATAGCATTACCAAGTGTTTGAGATCAATTTAATTGATTTTCTCTTGTTCAGGTTACTTATGAGTGGCCTGGTCTGCCAGCTGGAGTAAAATTCGATCCAACTGATGCAGAGTTGCTAGAACATCTAGCTGCAAAGTGTGGTTCAGAAGATGCAAAACCACCGCATGTATTCGTTGATGAATTTATTCCAACACTTGAGACTGACAAAGGAATTTGCTATACCCATCCTAAGTATCTTCCTGGTGAGAAATTTGTTGAAGatcaaagaagaaaagaaagattgTGTACTTCTGGAAGTATTAAAATTTTTGTGTTCGTTTGTTTGCTTGCTGTGCAGGTGCTAGTAAAGATGGAACTAGTATACATTTCTTTCATAAAACTGCCAATGCATATGCTTCTGGGCAGAGAAAGAGAAGGAAGATCGAAACTGAGGAAAATGAAAAGACTGTCCGCTGGCATAAAACGGGAAAGACCAAACCCGTCTTGGACAACTGTGTTCAAAAGGGTTGTAAAAAGATAATGGTTCTCTATAGCAGTTCAGTTAAAGGCTCTAAACCTGTCAAATCAAATTGGGTGATGCATCAATATCACCTCGGAACAGATGAGGACGAGCGAGAGGGTGAATATGTGGTTTCAAAGATATTCTATCAACAAAATAAACTAAATGATATACATGATGATGAAAAGACCGCAATAGAATCTCTTCCTGCCTCAGTTAATTGTCCAAAGACTCCTATGACTCAAATGCCGAACCCTCCTAGAGCAGGGGATGTTCTCCTGGGTGATGATGCTACAGATGACTGCTTGATTGGTTTAAAAACTGAGGTTTGTAGTAACTCCTTTTGCTTTTCGATTTCTGTATTTTATATAAGACCTTTTGTCCAAACTCCTTTCTGATTTATGATAGCATGCTCGACTTGGTTATTGTAGTCATTTACCTAGACTTCAGCCACCCTGGCCTTTTCGCTAAACTACATGCTCTTGAGATTGTTGAGAAGCAATGTGTTATGTAACTATGTTGCTGCATATGACATATTCACATGTCTTTCAGCAATGTGTTATGTAACTATGTTTCAGCATTGTTGTTACCAAACTAGAAACCTCGGGAGCATTAGAAATTTCGGTTTTCAGAATCCTTCGATGAAGTCAAGTCCTGAAATTGATTTACGAATGTAGATCTAATTAGGATATGATTATCGGTCTTTAATGTCTCGTTTCTCATTTTGAAACAGCTTACCCATTCGTCTCAAAAGTCTGTATCTTTAGCTCAAGGCTAAATTTTTTGAGTTCTTCGTAATAGTCTAATAGAAAGTCCTTGTACGCTGCCTTTATCTCCCCTCATTTCATATGCACTCTAATGGATGTTTTATTATACAGAATCAGAATCGAGAATTGACAGGTAATCTTCAACCACCTACAGAACAATACGAGGAGGTCAAGCCACAAGTGTACTTGGCAGGAGAACCTCAAGCTCTCGATTCTAATGTCAATGATGACTCTTTGCGATGCAATGAAATTTTAAATTCATTTTCCCCTTTTGAGAATAGCATTGCCCATGGCTTCAATAACATTGATGATGCCTATGGTGGGTCTTTCGGCTTTCCTGACCTCGACAACATAGAACTTGACAGTCCTCCGGATTTTCAGGTTTCCTTGCTTGCTCTTATTGCaagatattattattaatttgtgTATACGCTTATCTGAAAGTCTTAATCTCACTGATATTTTTCTGCAGGATCTACAGTTTGGTTCACAGGACAGCATTCTAAGTTGGCTGGACAGGTTATAAAAGACGCATCAGTTTGCGAGAATCCCCATTTTTCATTGTTTGCTTTCATGATGTGAAAGTCAGGGACCGCAGTTTATTCTCTGTATGCGCCATTTTGTTATTGCTTTGTTATCTGATGAGTCTCAAGGCATCAACAGTCGAGTTTGGGTTTTCAAATTTTGATTGCAGCATATTATCAACAGCGATAGTATGTGCACAACAGATGGAGTAGAGGCAGCCTCCCGTTTGATCCAGGTGTTCCTGCCTATGTTTTCGGAGAAAATAAATCATATGATTTGCCTGTAATATATCTAATCCCAACTGTTTTTCGTTGGAATAGACCCGAGTTTGTATAACACTGTTTGTACTCTCAAGCTTACTTGTGGTGGTACTGGTAACAAGAACTGAATAACAGTTCTGAATTGTATTTGTGGTGTGCAGATTTATTAGTTAAGCACTTTAGTTTCATCTGACCTAATCTCATTTCTCATACCTTAAGGTGGCAAATGACTCAATTGAGTCGGGCTGGGTCAAGTCAaattgggtcgggtcatttcgggtttaccCTACATTTAGGGTCAGGTCAGGTGATTTCAGGTTATGGGTCAATTTTGGATGTCATGTTGTCGGGTTTGGGTCACTTTAGGCCGACTCGTTTTCGGTTAGGCAAATTCAGATCATTTTTGTGTCGAGTCGGCTTTGGGtcaggtcatttcgggtttacGTTGCATTTAGGGTAGGGTCGGGTTGGGTCAATATTGAATGTTAAgttgtcgggtcatttcgggtttggcCGTCACTTTAGGCCGACTTGTTTTCGGTTAGGCAAATTTGGATCATTTTTGGGTCTCTGGTCAACCTTATTGCTCGGATCAACTTTATCAGGTCTATCTATAAATAGACTCGACTAGATTAACTCGACCAGACTCGGAATTTTGATGGTCCTTACTGAACC from Silene latifolia isolate original U9 population chromosome 2, ASM4854445v1, whole genome shotgun sequence encodes the following:
- the LOC141643876 gene encoding SUPPRESSOR OF GAMMA RESPONSE 1-like encodes the protein MAKSWLVDCRGIAKKVRHATLSSSVQNLDCGAKRECPKCHHWIDNSDVTYEWPGLPAGVKFDPTDAELLEHLAAKCGSEDAKPPHVFVDEFIPTLETDKGICYTHPKYLPGASKDGTSIHFFHKTANAYASGQRKRRKIETEENEKTVRWHKTGKTKPVLDNCVQKGCKKIMVLYSSSVKGSKPVKSNWVMHQYHLGTDEDEREGEYVVSKIFYQQNKLNDIHDDEKTAIESLPASVNCPKTPMTQMPNPPRAGDVLLGDDATDDCLIGLKTENQNRELTGNLQPPTEQYEEVKPQVYLAGEPQALDSNVNDDSLRCNEILNSFSPFENSIAHGFNNIDDAYGGSFGFPDLDNIELDSPPDFQDLQFGSQDSILSWLDRL